The DNA segment GCACGACGCCCCGGAGCTTTCCCTCGGTTTCGAGGATTTCGAGCAGGTCGCCGAACCCCTTCGCGACGAGTCGCCCGGTCGCCGTCGCGACGTACTCGCCCTCCTCGCGCCGAATCCACGACCGCTCCTCGAAGTCGTGCAGGATTCGGCCGAGCGTCGCCTGCGACGCGCCGGTGGCCTCCGCGAGGTCGCTCCGGGAGCGGCGGTCGTCGGCGAGGAGTCCGAGCACTTCGACCCGGTTCGACGAGAGCGCGAGAAACTCTATCTCCGCCAGCGCGGGCTCCATACTTCGTCTGGGACCCGTCGCGGTAAACCGTTTTCGCACCGTGAAATCGTTTCGCGCCGCGAACGACTCTCGGGGTACCGCATGGTTTCTTACCGCGAAAATATTTCCGAACAGAACCTTAAGCCCGGCGCCCCTAGTACCGAGTAAGATGATTCGTACGCTCGACGTTCTTCTCTCCGTCGCACCGCTCGCCGAACGACCCGACGAGGTGAGGCCGTAATCGTGGTCGAACGCCGCACTCTCGTCGCCTTCGTCGCCGCGGCCGTCCTCTTCGGCGGCACGTTCGTCGCCGCGAAGGCCGGCCTCGCCTACTTCCCGCCCCTGCTGTTCGTCGCGCTGCGCTTCGACGTCGCGGCCGTCGCGCTCGCCGGATTCGCGGTCCTGACCGCGTCGCGAGACGAACTGCTCCCGCGGACCCGGGACGACGCCGTCGGCATCCTCGCGACCGGCCTGCTCTCGGTCGGCCTCTCGAACGCGCTCCTGTTCGTCGGCCAGCAGCACGTCACCAGCGCCGTCGCCTCCATCGTCTTCAGCCTCAACCCCATCCTCACGCCGGTGTTCGCCGCGGTCCTGCTCTCGGACGAACGCCTCTCGTCCCGCGGCGGGGTCGGGATGGCGCTGGGTCTCGTCGGCGTCGCCCTCGTGGTCGGCCTCGACCCCGCGAACCTGCTGGGCGGCGACGCGGCCCACAAGGCCGTCCTGTTCGCCGGCGCGGTGGCCGGCGCGCTCGGGAGCGTCCTCATCCGACGGGCCGACGGCACGCTGTCGAGCACGGTCCGAACCGCCTGGGGCCTCCCCTTCGGCGCGCTCCTCTGCCACCTGTTGAGCATCTCTGCGGGCGAGTCGGTCGCGGCGATCACCTGGACGCCGAAAGCGCTGGCGGCGCTCGCGTACGTCGGCCTGTTCGCCGGCGCGATGGCGTACATCGCCTACTTCGGCCTCCTCGACGCGACCGGCGCGATTCGGGCGAACCTGGTCTTCTACGTCGTCCCGGTCGTGACGACCCTCGGCGGGTGGGCGCTGCTCGGCGAGACGGTTTCGGCGCTCGCGGTCGTCGGCTTCCTCACCATCTTCGCCGGATTCGCGGTCATCGGCAGCGAGTCGGTCGACTTCCGGACCTGGCTCCCCGACGCGGTCGCCGACCGCGCCGACGCCGAAGAGGGGCTGCTCGTCGGGCAGGAATCGGTGGGGTACGAGTCCGACTGATTCGCCTCCACTCCGAGCGCGACCCGCCCCGCGTGGGAACGCTGATGTGAGAGCCGACTCTTTGACGAAGTATGACTGCCGCGCAGACGGTCGAACTCGAAGGGCACATCATCGACTCGGGGATGATGCAGCGGTGTTTCGGCGTGGTGATGGAACTCGACGGCGACTTCGACGTGGAGGTCTTCGACGTCGGGAAGCACAAGGACGAGGAGTCCTACTGCCGGATGACCGTCGAGGCCGACGACGAGGAAAAACTCCGCGAGATTCTCCACGAACTCCACCAGAACGGCGCGTCGCTGCCCGACCCGCCGGACGCCACGCTGAAGCCCGCGCCGGAAGACCGGGTGGTCCCCCACGGCTTCTACTCCACGACGAACCACCCGACCGAGGTGCGCTACGACGGCGAGTGGCTCCCCGTCGAGAACATCGAGATGGACTGCGCCGTCGTGGTCGACCCAGACGCCGCGGGCGGCGCGCGCGCGCACACCAAGGTCCTGAACGCCATCGAGGGCGGCGACCTCGTGGTCACCGACGAGGCCGGCGTCCGGGTCGACCCGCCCGAGCGCCCCCGGGGGTCGAGCGGCCCGTTCGGCTTCATGCAGGGCGGCGTCTCCTCCGAGCGCCCCTCCGAGTCGCTCATCCGCGAAGTCGCCGACGCCATCGAGGCGACCGAGGAGGAGGGCGGGTCGATTCTCGCGGTCGCCGGCCCGGCGCTGATTCACTCGGGCGCGGGCGATGCGCTGGCCCGCCTCGTCCGCGAAGGGTACGTCGACATGCTGTCGGCGGGCAACGGCTTCGCGGTCCACGACCTCGAACACGCCAGCTACGGCACCTCGCTCGGGATGGACGTCGAGACGCTCGAGAACCCCCGGAAGGGCCACAAGCACCACATCTACACCATCAGCGAGGTGGTCCGGGCGGGCGGCATCGCGGAGGCCGTCGAGCAGGGACTGGTCGAAGACGGCGTGATGTACGAGTGCGTCACCAACGACGTCCCCTTCGTGCTCGCGGGGTCCATCCGCGACGACGGTCCGTTGCCCGACACCATCACCGACGCCGTCGAGGCTCAGAACGCCATCCGCGAGCAGGCCCGCGAGGCCGACATGGTGCTGATGCTCTCGACGCTGCTCCACTCGGTCGCGGTCGGCAACTGCCTGCCCTCGACCACCCGGGTCGTCTGCGTCGACATCAACCCCGCCACCGTGACCCAACTGCTCGACCGCGGGAGCGCCCAGGCCATCGGGATGGTCACCGACATCGGGACGTTCGTGCCGGCGCTCGCGGAGACGATTCTCGACGAGGAGTGAACGCCCCGGTTCTCGGCGACGGGGGAGCGCCCCGTGCCGTCGCCCGGGAGCAGACTTATTGAACTACCTGCCGTCGCTCCGTCGCATGACGGAATCATCGCGGACCAACGAACTGCGGCGCACGCTCGAAGACGGGGACGCGGCGCTCGGCGTCCTCGACAACACCTACAGTCCGACGCTCGTGGAGTTCTACGCCGAACTCGGACTCGACTTCGTCTGGCTCGATTTGGAGCACGCCGGGCCGAGTCCTTGGGACGGCGAGCGACTCGACGACCTGCTCCGGGCGGCCGACGGGACCGAGACGGAACTGCTGGTCCGGTTGCCCGAAGCCGACCCCGCGCTGGTGCGGAAGGCCCTCGACGCCGGGGTCCGGAACGCGTTCGTCTCGCGGGTCGAGACGGCCGAGGACGCCCGGCGGGCGGTCCGGGCCTCGCGGTTCCGGTACGACGGCGGTCCTGGCGACCGAGGGTTCGCCAACCCGCGGGCGAGTCGCTGGGGGCAGGCCGACGACTACGTCGCGACCGAGGACGAGGAGACGCTGGTCGGTGCGACGATAGAGAGCCAAACTGCGGTCGAGAACCTCGACGAGATTCTCGACGTGCCCGAACTCGGCTTCGTCTTCGTCGGCCCGCTGGATTTGGCGGTATCGCTCGGCCACCCCGGCGAACCGACCCACTCCGACGTCCAGGACGCCGTCGAGGAGATACGCGAGGCCAGCCTCGACGCCGACGTGCCCGTCGGGGGACTCGGCTTTGGGATGGACGACGTGAACGAGAAGGTCGAGGCCGGCTACCAGATTCTCAACCTCGGAAGCACGACCGGTGCCGTCGCCCAGACGGTCGAGTCGTGGTTCGACGGGTACCAAGCGGACGAGTAACCGACCGCGCCGTCTCGGGCCCTCTTCTGCCCTCGTCCCGTTATGCCGACCTATCTTCGCCGTCGGCGTCCTCGTCCTTCTCCCCACTCTCGACGTCGATGCGGAGCGCCTCGCTCTGGCCGGACTCGCGCTCGCCGCCGCCCATGAGTTTGGTCCGGAGGTCGTCGGCGACCGACTGGACCTGGTCGCGGAGGGTGGAAACCTCCTGTTCGAACTCCTCGACCGTCCGCTCGACGTAGTGGACGCGCTGGAGCGGAACCCGCCGGACCGTGTCGCGGCCCCGGTCGTCCTCGCCCGTCTTGATTATCCAGTGGTCCTGGAAGTAGGCGACGTGTTCGTTCGGGACCGTCTCCTCGATGGTCCCCTCGTCGGGGTCGTCGTAGACGATAGTCGCCTCGCCGAGATCTTCTTCGACCATGCGGAACCGTACGCGATTGAGACGGGTAGTCACTGTGGCCGTTCGGGCCACCGTCGCGGTCGCTCCGCTCCGGCCCGCGGCCGGGGTCAGAACCCGAGCGTGCGTCGGATGCGGGCCACGAAACCGTCCTCGGTCGGGAGTTCGCGGGCGAGGGCGTCGAGTTCGTCGTCGCCGAAGCGGTCGTCGCGGCGGGCCTCCCGGAGCCACTGCTCCCACTCGTTCGGCGTCAGCACACCCCGCGACCCCTCGCCCCACTGCTCGTAGAGGGCGTCCCGGTCGCGGAACGGGACGTCCATCTCGCCGCCGCCCCAGTAGAGCGGCGAGAGTTCGAACTCGTACGTCTCGTCGTCGACGAACGAGACGCGGTAGGGGTACTCGTTGTAGAGGAACACGTCGTCGGGGGTCACGACGTCGCTGTTCGGGAGTTCGAGCGTCTCGGACATTCGCCTACGAGTCGGTAGCACTCGCTCCCTTTTGAGGATTCGCCCCGTTCGAAGGCCCTGCGCGTTCGAAGGAACTCCGCGTTCGCGTCGCCCGCCGGGCGACGCGAACGCGGACTCGCCTTCTACTCCGCCGTCTCGACGTTCGTCCGGAACTCGAAGCGCGCGCCGCCCGTCTCGCTCTCGGTGACCGTCCGCTCCCAGCCGTA comes from the Halorussus vallis genome and includes:
- a CDS encoding DMT family transporter, producing MVERRTLVAFVAAAVLFGGTFVAAKAGLAYFPPLLFVALRFDVAAVALAGFAVLTASRDELLPRTRDDAVGILATGLLSVGLSNALLFVGQQHVTSAVASIVFSLNPILTPVFAAVLLSDERLSSRGGVGMALGLVGVALVVGLDPANLLGGDAAHKAVLFAGAVAGALGSVLIRRADGTLSSTVRTAWGLPFGALLCHLLSISAGESVAAITWTPKALAALAYVGLFAGAMAYIAYFGLLDATGAIRANLVFYVVPVVTTLGGWALLGETVSALAVVGFLTIFAGFAVIGSESVDFRTWLPDAVADRADAEEGLLVGQESVGYESD
- a CDS encoding TIGR00300 family protein, which gives rise to MTAAQTVELEGHIIDSGMMQRCFGVVMELDGDFDVEVFDVGKHKDEESYCRMTVEADDEEKLREILHELHQNGASLPDPPDATLKPAPEDRVVPHGFYSTTNHPTEVRYDGEWLPVENIEMDCAVVVDPDAAGGARAHTKVLNAIEGGDLVVTDEAGVRVDPPERPRGSSGPFGFMQGGVSSERPSESLIREVADAIEATEEEGGSILAVAGPALIHSGAGDALARLVREGYVDMLSAGNGFAVHDLEHASYGTSLGMDVETLENPRKGHKHHIYTISEVVRAGGIAEAVEQGLVEDGVMYECVTNDVPFVLAGSIRDDGPLPDTITDAVEAQNAIREQAREADMVLMLSTLLHSVAVGNCLPSTTRVVCVDINPATVTQLLDRGSAQAIGMVTDIGTFVPALAETILDEE
- a CDS encoding HpcH/HpaI aldolase family protein, whose amino-acid sequence is MTESSRTNELRRTLEDGDAALGVLDNTYSPTLVEFYAELGLDFVWLDLEHAGPSPWDGERLDDLLRAADGTETELLVRLPEADPALVRKALDAGVRNAFVSRVETAEDARRAVRASRFRYDGGPGDRGFANPRASRWGQADDYVATEDEETLVGATIESQTAVENLDEILDVPELGFVFVGPLDLAVSLGHPGEPTHSDVQDAVEEIREASLDADVPVGGLGFGMDDVNEKVEAGYQILNLGSTTGAVAQTVESWFDGYQADE